ATTATAGGCGGCGGTGAGATTTACAAATTAGGGCTTCCTTTTGCAGACCGTTTAGAGCTCACACGCATACACGAGGTCTTTGATGTAGACACTTATTTCCCTGAATTCAGCAAGTCACAATGGAAACTAATTAACTCAGAACATCATCCTAAAGATGATAGCCACAAACACGACTTTGATTATGAGACGTGGGAAAGGATCAAAAAATAGTATAGTTTACTCATATCTTATATTTGCCCTGACTTAAGCATATCAATATGAAAGCATACGTTTTTCCAGGACAGGGAGCACAGTTTACAGGAATGGGTAAAGATCTTTATGATCAATATGAGGAAGCGAGAGAACTTTTCCATAAAGCCAATGAGATTCTAGGCTTTGACATCAGTAAAATAATGTTTGAGGGTTCAGCAGATGAACTAAAGCAAACTAAGGTTACCCAGCCCGCAGTTTTCATTCACAGTGTAGTCTTGGCAAAAATGATGGGCGATCATTTCAAGCCAGACATGGCTGCCGGTCACTCACTGGGAGAACTTAGTGCGCTTACCGCGATAGGTTGTCTCACTTTTGAAGATGGTCTCAAAATTGTATCAGAAAGAGCCATGGCCATGCAAGAGGCTTGTGAGATCCAAGAAAGCACTATGGCTGCCATTCTAGGACTTGAAGACGACATGGTTGAAAAGATCTGTAGGGAAACTGATGGTGTGGTGGTTGCCGCAAATTACAATTGTCCAGGTCAGCTGGTAATCTCAGGAGCCGTACCCGCTGTAGAAGCTGCTTGCGAAAAGCTAAAACTTCACGGTGCAAAAAGAGCACTTGTTCTACCCGTAGGAGGTGCTTTTCACTCTCCTTTAATGGAGCCAGCACGTGAGCGGCTTGCCAGAGTTATTGAAAAAACGGAGTTTAAAAATCCCATTTGTCCTATTTATCAAAATGTATCCACCTTTGCAGTGAGAGATACCGATACTATAAAGACAAATCTCATTTATCAACTCACTGCTCCGGTAAAATGGACGCAATCCATTCAAGAAATGATTAAGGATGGAGCCACAGAATTCATTGAAGTCGGTCCGGGAAGAGCTTTGCAAGGCATGATCAAAAAAATAGATCGCAGTCTTGATGTGGGTCAGGCTAGTGCTTAAGTTCTTTTATTGTATTGATCTTGTGAAATAGGTCGTAAGTCACTATCCCAGCACAGACTGATATATTCAGACTGTGCTTAGTTCCATATTGTTCTAGTTCAATGACACGGTCACTGGCGTTTACGACATCCTGTTGCACGCCTTGAACTTCGTTTCCTAGAACTACAGCTATTTTAGACCCTCTTTCAGGATTAAAAGAATGTAAGCTGGTCGAGTTTTCAGCTTGCTCGATGGCGCAAACTTCATAACCGTTTTTTTTCAAATTTCTGATCGCCTCGCTGGTGTCCTCAAAATATTCCC
This genomic interval from Nonlabens spongiae contains the following:
- a CDS encoding RNA methyltransferase: MNRKTRNDELDRLSDKEFRESEKTPLVIVLDNVRSLNNVGSVFRTADCYRVDKVVLCGITAQPPHREIRKTALGATETVSWEYFEDTSEAIRNLKKNGYEVCAIEQAENSTSLHSFNPERGSKIAVVLGNEVQGVQQDVVNASDRVIELEQYGTKHSLNISVCAGIVTYDLFHKINTIKELKH
- the fabD gene encoding ACP S-malonyltransferase; translation: MKAYVFPGQGAQFTGMGKDLYDQYEEARELFHKANEILGFDISKIMFEGSADELKQTKVTQPAVFIHSVVLAKMMGDHFKPDMAAGHSLGELSALTAIGCLTFEDGLKIVSERAMAMQEACEIQESTMAAILGLEDDMVEKICRETDGVVVAANYNCPGQLVISGAVPAVEAACEKLKLHGAKRALVLPVGGAFHSPLMEPARERLARVIEKTEFKNPICPIYQNVSTFAVRDTDTIKTNLIYQLTAPVKWTQSIQEMIKDGATEFIEVGPGRALQGMIKKIDRSLDVGQASA